Proteins encoded together in one Pelagicoccus enzymogenes window:
- a CDS encoding methyltransferase domain-containing protein, with product MHVIDKATREKGGIRILGWCFKPGQKVRQVYGEVSDKRVPLSGFAMPSEDVAQHYGRDAVNARFDLHLETDASCCILEFVFENGSISRVPIDTTGDRETTEALEHRIHDGIYFGKFRLNTTVPIESVHLLPDSDTIGEGSTAVPFVETNENGIRTLTVKVEVADSWDTQELSLLIKTTGAPTLLSSIANTVRSKDQSHQICARFFEWLHQSPSPLKVVELGSRARSGVVRKSQFGLQNEYVGFDIRKGPNVDVVGDIHELSKFFEPNSIDAIAALSVIEHVAMPWKAAIEINKVLKRGGKCMLHTHQAWPLHESPYDFWRFSTDTWRALFNKSTGFRILDAACGGEANIHPLIQTKRFDPMEEAIAYTSSSVLVEKISETKLSWEVDLDDIHEGQYPA from the coding sequence ATGCACGTCATTGATAAGGCCACCCGGGAAAAAGGGGGCATTCGTATCCTTGGATGGTGTTTCAAGCCAGGTCAAAAAGTACGGCAAGTATATGGAGAAGTTAGCGACAAACGCGTTCCGCTTAGCGGTTTCGCCATGCCAAGCGAAGACGTCGCCCAACATTACGGGAGGGACGCTGTAAATGCCCGCTTCGATCTCCATCTAGAAACTGATGCATCCTGCTGCATACTCGAATTCGTTTTCGAAAACGGCAGCATTTCTAGAGTTCCGATAGATACGACAGGTGACCGCGAAACCACCGAAGCTCTTGAGCACCGGATTCATGACGGTATCTATTTCGGCAAATTCAGATTGAACACGACCGTTCCAATCGAGAGCGTCCATCTCCTTCCTGACAGCGATACGATTGGAGAGGGTTCTACCGCAGTTCCTTTTGTTGAAACGAACGAGAACGGCATCCGAACCCTCACAGTCAAAGTTGAGGTAGCCGATAGCTGGGACACGCAAGAACTCAGTCTTCTGATTAAAACGACTGGAGCCCCCACATTACTGAGTAGCATCGCCAACACGGTACGGTCGAAAGACCAATCCCACCAAATCTGCGCTCGTTTTTTCGAATGGCTGCACCAGTCCCCATCACCCCTAAAAGTGGTAGAACTCGGTTCTCGAGCTCGATCAGGCGTTGTGAGAAAAAGCCAATTTGGCCTACAAAACGAATATGTCGGCTTCGACATTCGCAAGGGGCCAAACGTGGACGTGGTTGGGGACATCCATGAGCTCTCAAAATTCTTCGAACCAAACTCGATAGATGCGATCGCTGCCCTTTCCGTGATTGAGCACGTAGCCATGCCCTGGAAAGCCGCAATCGAGATAAACAAAGTATTGAAGCGAGGAGGAAAGTGCATGCTTCACACCCATCAAGCGTGGCCCTTGCACGAGTCGCCCTACGACTTTTGGCGATTCTCCACTGACACTTGGCGAGCGCTTTTCAACAAGTCGACCGGTTTCAGAATATTGGATGCTGCATGTGGAGGAGAAGCCAATATCCACCCGCTCATTCAAACGAAACGGTTCGACCCCATGGAAGAAGCCATCGCCTACACGAGCAGTTCGGTGCTCGTGGAAAAAATATCAGAAACGAAATTGAGCTGGGAAGTAGACCTCGACGATATACACGAAGGCCAGTACCCCGCGTGA
- the pgsA gene encoding CDP-diacylglycerol--glycerol-3-phosphate 3-phosphatidyltransferase: MNLPNILTLSRIPMMFLIVWLMRESFTGAATAAFVLFVVAGVTDWADGYAARKLGQVSNFGILMDALTDKILVLGIMVALVDKGPSAGGIQMFLFLLILCREFMITGLRLVAATKGVVMAAESAGKQKTVTQIIALGGFLLAMSFQVDCYRWGLPYASDIAYWIEWVGRVFFWICTVMTLYSGAKYFKKYGELVFKD, from the coding sequence ATGAACTTGCCCAACATCCTTACTTTATCGCGGATCCCGATGATGTTCCTCATCGTCTGGCTCATGCGTGAGTCGTTTACGGGCGCGGCGACTGCGGCCTTCGTGCTTTTTGTGGTGGCCGGCGTGACGGATTGGGCCGACGGCTATGCGGCTCGCAAGCTGGGGCAAGTTTCCAATTTCGGGATATTGATGGATGCTCTGACGGACAAGATCCTCGTTTTGGGCATCATGGTCGCCTTAGTGGACAAGGGGCCGAGCGCAGGTGGCATCCAAATGTTTCTTTTCCTCCTAATCCTCTGTCGCGAGTTCATGATCACTGGACTGCGTCTGGTGGCGGCGACCAAGGGCGTAGTGATGGCGGCGGAAAGCGCGGGGAAGCAAAAGACGGTGACCCAAATCATCGCCTTGGGTGGATTCTTGTTGGCGATGAGCTTCCAGGTCGACTGCTATCGGTGGGGATTGCCGTACGCGAGCGATATTGCCTATTGGATAGAGTGGGTCGGTCGCGTCTTCTTCTGGATCTGCACGGTGATGACTCTGTATTCAGGCGCCAAATACTTCAAGAAGTACGGCGAACTGGTATTTAAGGACTAA
- the glpK gene encoding glycerol kinase GlpK, with the protein MKFILSLDQGTTSSRAVLLDQTGRVVASGQEEFPQLFPRPGWVEHDAEAIWQSQWNSIEAAFAAAKCAWDSVEAIGITNQRETVVAWDAVSGEVVGKAIVWQDRRTADFCAGLKEAGKEAWIQEKTGLLLDPYFSAAKMRWILQNRPGAAELAKKGTLRFGTIDSWLVWKLSEGDCYVTDVSNASRTQLMDLSTCEWDDELLELFGIPRSALPEIVDSSGRLATTSSAVTGGLTVPIAGIAGDQQAALFGQLCFEPGMVKSTYGTGCFVLMNVGRGPAVSRNRLLSTVAWRIDGKTEYALEGSVFVGGSAVQWLRDQLGVIEKASDIEELASRVKDSDGVVVVPAFTGLGAPYWDPYARGAIMGLTRGSSVSHIARAVLDGIANQVSDVVLAMASDAGREMKELKADGGASANALLMQIQADATGAVVSCPKNLETTAMGAGYLAGLAVGYWDSREALVKLVEADRSYEPKLGEEERSQRMAKWRKAVERSLAWEE; encoded by the coding sequence GTGAAGTTCATTCTCTCCTTGGACCAGGGCACGACGAGTTCGCGTGCGGTATTGCTTGACCAGACGGGGCGCGTCGTGGCGTCGGGGCAGGAAGAGTTTCCCCAGCTATTCCCGCGACCAGGGTGGGTAGAGCACGACGCGGAGGCGATTTGGCAGTCGCAGTGGAACTCCATCGAAGCCGCTTTTGCTGCGGCGAAGTGCGCTTGGGACTCGGTGGAGGCGATTGGAATCACCAACCAGCGGGAGACTGTCGTGGCTTGGGACGCGGTATCGGGAGAAGTGGTGGGAAAGGCTATCGTATGGCAGGATCGTCGCACCGCGGACTTCTGCGCTGGGCTGAAGGAAGCCGGTAAGGAAGCTTGGATACAAGAAAAGACGGGCCTGCTGCTCGATCCCTATTTTTCGGCTGCCAAGATGCGATGGATTTTGCAGAATCGCCCGGGTGCGGCGGAGTTGGCGAAGAAGGGGACGCTGCGCTTCGGAACGATCGATTCCTGGCTTGTTTGGAAACTGAGCGAGGGGGACTGTTACGTGACGGACGTTTCCAACGCATCCCGCACGCAGCTAATGGATCTGAGCACGTGCGAATGGGACGATGAGTTGCTCGAACTGTTTGGCATTCCACGGTCGGCGCTGCCGGAAATCGTGGATTCGAGCGGTCGTCTGGCGACGACTTCAAGCGCGGTAACGGGTGGCTTGACGGTCCCGATCGCGGGAATCGCTGGAGACCAGCAGGCTGCCCTTTTTGGACAGCTTTGCTTCGAGCCGGGCATGGTGAAGAGCACTTACGGGACAGGTTGCTTTGTGCTCATGAATGTGGGGCGAGGTCCTGCGGTGTCACGAAATCGATTGCTGAGCACGGTTGCCTGGAGAATCGACGGAAAGACCGAGTACGCCTTGGAAGGCAGCGTTTTTGTGGGCGGATCGGCCGTGCAATGGTTGCGTGACCAGTTGGGGGTCATCGAGAAGGCTAGCGATATCGAGGAGCTGGCGAGTCGCGTAAAGGACTCGGACGGAGTCGTGGTAGTGCCCGCCTTTACTGGTTTGGGAGCTCCCTATTGGGATCCTTACGCTCGGGGCGCCATTATGGGGCTGACCCGTGGAAGCTCGGTTTCGCACATCGCGCGAGCCGTGTTGGACGGTATCGCTAACCAAGTCTCGGACGTGGTGCTCGCGATGGCGAGCGACGCGGGAAGAGAAATGAAGGAATTGAAGGCCGATGGCGGCGCCTCGGCGAACGCGCTGCTCATGCAAATCCAGGCGGACGCCACCGGCGCGGTCGTGAGCTGTCCCAAGAACCTGGAAACCACAGCCATGGGCGCAGGGTATTTAGCGGGCTTGGCGGTGGGCTACTGGGACTCGCGAGAAGCGCTTGTGAAACTGGTGGAAGCGGATCGCAGCTACGAGCCCAAGCTGGGCGAAGAGGAGCGGTCCCAACGCATGGCCAAATGGCGGAAGGCGGTGGAGCGAAGCCTTGCTTGGGAGGAATGA
- a CDS encoding phosphatidylglycerophosphatase A family protein codes for MIKNPRWARFWPDKAVVNLATIGSLGQFKAPGTWGSVMGVVFYVVFVAHMSDFAAAIFLAAASYFAIGVCGEAEKRLKKVDPGEIILDEFVAMPICFLGLSGINHHPQYVLILLAGFLLFRFFDILKPLGIKKLQRYHGGFGVVADDVAAALIVAVLLNVGVRLLLG; via the coding sequence ATGATCAAAAATCCGAGATGGGCCCGCTTTTGGCCGGATAAGGCAGTGGTGAATCTAGCTACGATCGGTAGCTTGGGACAGTTTAAGGCGCCGGGAACCTGGGGCTCTGTCATGGGCGTGGTTTTCTATGTGGTTTTCGTGGCCCATATGAGCGATTTCGCGGCGGCGATTTTTTTGGCTGCAGCGTCGTACTTTGCGATCGGCGTTTGCGGGGAGGCTGAGAAGCGACTCAAGAAGGTGGATCCAGGCGAGATCATCCTCGACGAGTTTGTGGCGATGCCGATCTGTTTTCTCGGACTGAGCGGGATCAACCACCACCCTCAGTACGTTCTGATCCTCTTGGCTGGTTTTCTTCTATTTCGCTTTTTCGACATCTTGAAGCCGCTCGGCATCAAGAAGCTTCAGCGGTACCATGGAGGTTTCGGGGTGGTTGCCGACGACGTGGCCGCTGCCCTGATCGTAGCGGTACTACTGAACGTTGGGGTGCGGTTGCTGCTGGGGTAG
- the lgt gene encoding prolipoprotein diacylglyceryl transferase has protein sequence MPFSPPWTHDLDPIIFQFTESLAIRWYGLAYVLGFMIGAWLLHLYYKKGLSPLDTNQQSDLFLGIIAGVIVGGRLGYFIFYSPRTLLEDPLAFFKFTDGGMASHGGFVGVILAGWIMSRRFKISFLKLGDILATLAPPGLLLGRLANFQNGELWGKPTDGTWGVIFPGAGMMPRHPSQLYEAGLEGLLMLAYTQLRIWTSPVLKNHPGQIGGEFLLGYSIVRIIGEQFREHDAGILPFMGLNRGAVLSIFMALAGLALILYARRKKGA, from the coding sequence ATGCCATTCTCTCCCCCCTGGACGCACGATCTCGATCCCATCATCTTCCAATTCACGGAATCCTTGGCGATTCGCTGGTACGGACTGGCCTACGTGCTCGGCTTCATGATCGGCGCTTGGCTCTTGCATCTCTACTACAAGAAGGGCCTTTCCCCGCTCGACACCAACCAGCAAAGCGACCTTTTCCTCGGAATCATCGCAGGCGTTATCGTTGGCGGCCGCTTGGGGTATTTCATCTTCTACTCGCCACGTACCCTTCTCGAAGACCCGCTGGCCTTCTTTAAGTTTACCGACGGCGGCATGGCCAGCCACGGCGGATTCGTCGGCGTAATCCTGGCGGGATGGATCATGTCGCGTCGCTTCAAGATCAGCTTCCTCAAACTCGGCGACATTCTCGCGACCTTGGCTCCCCCAGGCCTTCTCCTCGGACGCCTTGCAAACTTTCAGAATGGCGAGCTCTGGGGCAAACCCACGGACGGCACCTGGGGAGTCATCTTCCCTGGGGCAGGCATGATGCCGCGCCACCCGTCCCAGCTCTACGAAGCCGGACTAGAGGGCCTGCTCATGCTCGCCTACACCCAGCTGCGCATCTGGACCTCGCCCGTACTGAAGAACCATCCGGGACAGATCGGTGGAGAATTCCTGCTCGGGTACTCCATCGTCCGCATCATCGGCGAACAATTCCGCGAGCACGACGCCGGCATCCTCCCTTTCATGGGCCTCAACCGCGGGGCCGTGCTGTCGATCTTCATGGCGCTCGCAGGCCTCGCCCTCATCCTCTACGCACGCCGCAAGAAAGGAGCGTAG